From the Salmo trutta chromosome 30, fSalTru1.1, whole genome shotgun sequence genome, one window contains:
- the tmem82 gene encoding transmembrane protein 82, whose translation MLSLITSFLPSLPVWLTLDANPLDSLLQGLVGACGISVLCNLLRVHVFLEAESSSNKSSSKETSMQKKPRHQASAKIGLSGTLQFLFLSVMLAVVGSRVASLVVLEFSLRAVSAWVTAGPDSSWFLQQLLVQCQFSLGCALSCSLHFLHEGAPQRWLCLLLAAGLSWFLASQTGRLRLHVIALYKLHSSQRYCGVCIALLTSGCSLLPHLIRALMLSFAVAAISAISIINKHFLSATEALRFWTPLTICYTLLVVYMQEEQHRQPSGQAVINTVVVRLGGLTVLMLTVGRWADVLHILLCFLGEAGCLIPSRDLLDATTQDMEEVPRHSQGSENRRRHLTPGKDHQS comes from the exons ATGTTATCTTTAATTACATCGTTCCTTCCGAGTTTACCTGTATGGCTGACGCTTGATGCAAACCCCCTGGACAGTCTACTCCAAG GGCTTGTCGGCGCATGTGGGATCTCTGTTCTCTGTAACCTGTTGAGAGTACACGTATTCTTAGAGGCTGAAAG TTCAAGCAACAAAAGCAGCAGTAAAGAGACATCTATGCAGAAGAAACCAAGGCATCAAGCCAGTGCTAAAATTGGGCTGAGTGGAACTCTCCAGTTCTTGTTCCTGTCAGTGATGCTGGCTGTAGTGGGCTCTCGGGTTGCCTCCCTGGTGGTTCTAGAGTTCTCCCTCAGAGCAGTGTCAGCTTGGGTCACAGCTGGACCA GACTCCAGTTGGTTCCTACAGCAGCTGCTGGTGCAGTGCCAGTTCTCCCTGGGTTGTGCCCTCAGCTGCAGTCTCCATTTCCTCCACGAGGGGGCGCCGCAGCGCTGGCTCTGCCTCCTCCTAGCTGCAGGACTGAGCTGGTTCCTGGCCAGCCAGACTGGGCGCCTACGGCTCCATGTCATTGCACTGTACAAACTACACAGTTCCCAGCGCTACTGTGGAGTGTGCATTGCACTGCTCACATCAGGTTGCTCTTTGTTACCACACCTGATCAGGGCCCTTATGCTCAGCTTTGCAGTGGCTGCCATTTCCGCCATATCTATAATAAACAAACACTTCCTCTCAGCTACAGAAGCCCTCAGGTTCTGGACTCCACTGACAATCTGCTACACACTGCTGGTGGTGTATATGCAGG AGGAGCAACATCGCCAGCCAAGTGGCCAAGCTGTTATAAACACAGTGGTGGTGCGTCTGGGGGGGCTCACGGTCCTGATGCTGACTGTCGGCCGCTGGGCAGATGTGCTCCATATCCTTCTGTGCTTCCTGGGTGAGGCTGGCTGTCTGATACCCTCCAGAGACCTGTTGGATGCTACAACACAG gaTATGGAGGAAGTTCCCAGACATTCCCAGGGAAGTGAGAACCGGAGGAGACACCTGACACCTGGCAAAGACCACCAGAGTTAA